One window of Salvelinus sp. IW2-2015 unplaced genomic scaffold, ASM291031v2 Un_scaffold2604, whole genome shotgun sequence genomic DNA carries:
- the LOC112074362 gene encoding zinc finger protein 180-like isoform X5 yields MRSLSYSHPVKEEGVCWMEKEEDITVKQEVEGEAVTVKEEKDTFRVKEEDMTVTSKKEEEEEEETGYLGPVSQMHLKASNGSNDEFSHKMVLRNRSLINTSERRDYRGSSGEPQQHHDADEAEKSLSTSEHLNKHLRRSTRKRSHRCSDCGKCLKSSSVLKIHPRNHMGEKPYCCSDCGKSFTLSTSLISHQRTHTGEKPYSCDQCGKIYTKSSCLVVHQRTHTGKKSYSCDECGKIYTKSSCLVVHQRTHTGEKPYSCAQCGKSFTMSSSRTRHQRTHTGEKPYSCTQCGKSFTWLNNLVSHQRTHTGEKPHSCNQCGTRYSDKRSLINHQKIHVVVS; encoded by the exons ATGAGGTCACTAAGCTACTCTCATCCTGTTAAAGAAGAGGGGGTCTgctggatggagaaagaggaggatatcacagtaaaacaagaagtagagggtgaggccgttactgtgaaagaagagaaagacacgttcagagtgaaagaagaGGAT atgactgTTACAtcgaaaaaggaggaggaagaagaggaggaaactggatatctgggcccggtttcccaaatgCATCTTAAGGCATCCAATGGTTCTAATGATGAATTTAGCCATAAGATGGTTTTGAGAAACCGTTCCCTGATtaacacta gtgaGAGACGGGACTACCGTgggtcctctggggagcctcaacaacatcatgatgctgacgaggcagagaagagtctctccacatcAGAACACCTCAATAAACACCTGCGGAGATCCACAAGGAAGAGATCTCACCGCTGTTCTGATTGTGGGAAATGTTTAAAATCTTCATCAGTACTTAAAATACACCCGAGAAATCACATGGGAGAGAAACcttactgctgctctgactgtgggaagagttttactctgTCAACcagcctgatatcacaccagagaacacacacaggagagaaaccttatagctgtgatcaatgtgggaagattTATACTAAGTCTAGCTGTCTTgttgtacaccagagaacacacacaggaaagaaaTCGTATAGCTGTGATGAATGTGGGAAGATTTATACTAAGTCTAGCTGTCTTgttgtacaccagagaacacacacaggagagaaaccttatagctgtgctcaatgtgggaagagttttaccaTGTCTAGCAGTCGGACTAGAcaccaaagaacacacacaggagagaaaccttatagctgtactcaatgtgggaagagttttacttggCTAAACAACCtagtatcacaccagagaacacacacaggagagaaacctcatagctgtaatcaatgtgggacgagatactctgataaaagatctctgattaatcatcagaaaatacatgtagttgtttcatga